A DNA window from Mucilaginibacter xinganensis contains the following coding sequences:
- a CDS encoding HU family DNA-binding protein: MTKAEIITEISSKTGIEKVDVQETVEAFFKVVKSSMVDGENVYVRGFGSFVVKKRAKKTARNISKNTAIIIPEHFVPSFKPAKTFVDKVRTGNKITK, from the coding sequence ATGACTAAGGCAGAAATTATAACTGAAATCTCGTCCAAGACAGGTATTGAGAAAGTTGACGTTCAGGAAACTGTTGAGGCGTTTTTTAAAGTAGTAAAATCCTCAATGGTGGATGGCGAAAACGTTTATGTAAGAGGTTTTGGAAGTTTTGTTGTGAAGAAAAGAGCGAAGAAAACAGCACGTAATATTTCTAAAAATACTGCCATTATTATTCCGGAACATTTTGTTCCAAGCTTTAAGCCAGCAAAAACTTTTGTTGATAAAGTTAGAACTGGTAACAAGATCACCAAATAA
- the mutY gene encoding A/G-specific adenine glycosylase, whose protein sequence is MNFNNELVHWYQQNKRDLPWRNTTDAYTIWLSEIILQQTRVEQGLPYFNRFLENYPDVGSFAAASEDEILKLWQGLGYYSRGRNMLKTAIMVKEVYDSKFPQNYDQLIKLKGIGEYTAAAIASFSSNEAKAVVDGNVYRVIARYLGIAEPINSTTGKKIFQQTANDLLNKKNPAIHNQAMMELGAIICKPKNPACGICPVRTDCYAFTHNATNSLPVKLNKVKVRERYLNYFLITDSDKVLVNKRNQSDIWANMYDLPLVETTSLMDPGELLRLPMVTDFFGNNVEVTEISPIKKHVLTHQRLYVRLIKIQNMPSKLQEQWFYTPVEELKKLAVPKIIFIFLKNIFNL, encoded by the coding sequence ATGAATTTCAATAACGAACTGGTACACTGGTATCAGCAAAATAAACGCGATCTGCCCTGGCGCAACACCACCGATGCTTATACAATTTGGCTTTCGGAAATTATTTTACAGCAAACACGTGTGGAACAGGGGCTACCATACTTTAATCGCTTCCTGGAGAATTACCCTGATGTTGGCAGCTTCGCCGCTGCCAGCGAAGATGAAATTTTAAAACTATGGCAGGGGCTGGGCTATTATTCCCGGGGGCGCAATATGCTCAAAACCGCTATTATGGTAAAGGAAGTTTATGATAGTAAATTCCCGCAAAACTATGATCAGCTTATAAAGCTTAAAGGTATTGGTGAATACACTGCTGCTGCCATCGCCTCCTTTTCGTCTAACGAGGCGAAGGCCGTGGTTGACGGAAATGTTTACCGCGTTATAGCCCGTTACCTCGGCATTGCCGAACCCATCAACAGCACAACAGGCAAAAAGATATTCCAGCAAACCGCAAACGATTTGCTTAATAAGAAAAACCCGGCAATCCACAATCAGGCTATGATGGAGCTGGGCGCGATAATTTGCAAGCCGAAGAACCCCGCTTGCGGAATTTGCCCGGTACGCACCGACTGTTATGCCTTTACCCATAATGCAACTAATAGTCTCCCGGTAAAGCTTAACAAGGTTAAAGTGCGCGAACGGTATCTGAATTACTTTTTAATTACTGATAGCGATAAAGTACTGGTAAATAAGAGAAACCAATCAGATATTTGGGCAAACATGTATGATTTGCCCTTAGTTGAGACCACATCATTAATGGACCCGGGTGAATTATTGCGCCTCCCTATGGTCACTGATTTTTTTGGTAATAATGTCGAAGTAACAGAAATTTCGCCCATAAAAAAACATGTGCTTACCCATCAGCGGCTTTATGTGAGGCTTATAAAAATACAAAATATGCCGTCAAAATTACAGGAACAATGGTTTTACACCCCGGTGGAAGAACTTAAGAAATTAGCTGTACCCAAAATCATATTTATATTTTTAAAAAATATTTTTAATTTGTAA
- a CDS encoding single-stranded DNA-binding protein: MSGINKVILVGHLGKDPEARSLEGGVSVVSFPLATSESFNKDGRKVEQTEWHNIVMWRGLADVAAKFLQKGKLVYIEGKLRTRSFEDKEGIKKYTTEVVAENFTLLGRKTDFENDGMAAVKALTKATDGVADVNNLQL; this comes from the coding sequence ATGTCTGGCATTAACAAAGTTATATTAGTGGGGCACCTGGGTAAAGATCCCGAGGCCCGTTCATTGGAAGGAGGGGTTTCTGTAGTAAGTTTCCCCCTGGCAACTTCCGAAAGTTTTAATAAGGATGGCCGTAAGGTTGAACAAACTGAGTGGCACAATATTGTTATGTGGAGAGGGCTTGCCGATGTGGCTGCAAAATTTTTACAAAAAGGTAAGCTTGTTTACATTGAAGGTAAGCTTCGAACCCGTTCATTTGAAGATAAAGAAGGAATAAAAAAATATACTACAGAAGTGGTTGCTGAAAACTTTACGTTGTTGGGACGCAAAACAGATTTTGAAAATGACGGCATGGCGGCAGTAAAAGCTTTGACAAAAGCAACAGACGGGGTAGCCGATGTAAACAACCTGCAACTTTAA
- a CDS encoding S9 family peptidase: MNIKIYHLKLIPVFLLSLVLTQPAAAQRGRTHWAADGYQYYRQTDKDGIVELDTRDASKKIVLISTEMLTPAGKSPLKVANFFLSDDGKKVLIFTNTARVWRYNTRGDYWVYDLAAKTLKQIGAARPVSSLMFAKLSPDGTKAAYVSGHNIFTEDLASGVVKQLTFDGSQTLINGTFDWAYEEEFDCRDGFRWSPDSRSIAYWQINAANTKKYLMLNTTDSIYPYVIPVEYPVAGENPSSCKIGVVDVSTGKISWMNIPGDAIQHYIPRMEWTTNSNEIILEQLNRAQTESKVFTANVSNGTARVIHSESDKAWIDGKSRWNGGDPTGWEWINKGKDFLWISEKDGWRHISKIDRDGKETLITKGNYDVESLNLVDEANGYIYFLASPDNATQRYLYRIKLTGGKAERVTPMDEPGTHGYEISPNGKIGLHNFSNIYTPYQSEVISLPDHKHLGGTVIKLNQDAKNKPEFFKVKTVDGVEMDGWMVKPTNFDPAKKYPVVFYVYSEPAGATVTDSYGSGMNGEYVGNMADDGYIYISLDNRGTPAPKGAEWRKSIYKKIGIVNIEDQAMGAKEILKWPFVDSTRVAVWGWSGGGSCTLNLMFQHPEIYKTGIAVAAVGWQLTYDNIYQERYMGVPVDDESREVFIKGSPITYAKNLRGNLLYVHGTGDDNVHYKNAEMLINELVKYNRQFQLMSYPNRSHGIYEGPGTSQHLRTLYTQYLKEHCPPGGR, from the coding sequence ATGAATATTAAAATTTACCACTTAAAGCTAATTCCCGTCTTTTTATTGTCGCTGGTGTTAACGCAGCCGGCAGCAGCACAACGCGGAAGAACACACTGGGCGGCAGACGGATATCAATATTATCGCCAGACGGATAAAGATGGCATAGTTGAATTGGATACGCGTGATGCATCCAAAAAAATAGTTTTGATAAGCACAGAAATGCTTACCCCTGCCGGCAAAAGCCCCTTGAAGGTTGCCAACTTTTTCCTGTCTGATGATGGTAAAAAGGTGCTGATATTTACAAATACAGCGCGTGTTTGGCGATATAATACACGCGGCGATTACTGGGTTTATGACCTGGCTGCTAAAACATTAAAGCAAATTGGTGCTGCAAGGCCGGTGTCTTCATTAATGTTTGCCAAGCTGTCTCCTGATGGAACAAAGGCCGCTTACGTTAGCGGGCATAACATTTTTACCGAAGATCTTGCATCCGGCGTTGTTAAACAGTTGACCTTTGACGGCAGCCAAACATTAATTAATGGGACCTTTGACTGGGCTTATGAAGAAGAGTTTGATTGCCGCGACGGTTTCCGCTGGTCGCCTGATAGCAGGAGTATAGCTTACTGGCAAATAAATGCAGCCAATACCAAAAAGTATTTGATGCTTAATACTACAGATTCTATTTATCCCTACGTTATTCCCGTTGAATATCCGGTTGCGGGTGAAAACCCTAGCTCATGCAAAATAGGCGTTGTTGATGTTAGCACCGGTAAAATAAGCTGGATGAATATTCCCGGCGATGCCATACAGCATTATATCCCGCGGATGGAGTGGACAACAAACTCCAACGAAATTATCCTGGAACAACTTAACCGCGCACAAACGGAGAGCAAAGTATTTACCGCCAATGTTTCAAACGGCACCGCAAGGGTTATCCATAGCGAAAGTGATAAAGCCTGGATAGATGGTAAATCGCGCTGGAATGGCGGCGACCCAACCGGATGGGAGTGGATAAATAAAGGGAAAGACTTTTTATGGATCAGCGAGAAAGACGGCTGGAGGCATATCTCAAAAATTGACCGTGACGGTAAGGAAACGCTTATTACAAAGGGTAACTATGACGTTGAGTCACTTAACCTTGTTGACGAAGCAAATGGCTATATCTACTTTTTAGCATCGCCTGATAATGCTACGCAAAGATACCTGTACCGCATAAAGCTAACCGGCGGAAAAGCTGAGCGGGTTACCCCAATGGATGAACCGGGAACGCACGGCTATGAAATTTCGCCAAATGGAAAAATAGGGCTGCATAATTTCTCGAACATTTACACCCCTTACCAAAGCGAAGTTATAAGTCTGCCGGATCACAAACACCTGGGCGGAACTGTTATTAAGCTAAACCAGGATGCGAAAAACAAGCCTGAATTTTTTAAAGTGAAAACCGTTGATGGTGTTGAAATGGATGGATGGATGGTGAAACCAACCAACTTTGACCCTGCGAAAAAGTATCCGGTTGTATTTTATGTTTACAGCGAGCCAGCCGGCGCTACGGTTACAGATAGCTACGGATCGGGCATGAACGGCGAGTATGTTGGCAACATGGCCGATGACGGATATATCTATATCTCGCTTGATAACCGCGGAACGCCCGCGCCAAAAGGAGCTGAATGGCGTAAATCTATCTATAAAAAAATAGGGATAGTGAATATTGAAGACCAGGCAATGGGCGCAAAGGAGATCCTGAAATGGCCGTTTGTCGATTCAACCCGCGTAGCAGTTTGGGGATGGAGCGGTGGTGGCTCATGCACACTTAATTTGATGTTCCAGCATCCCGAAATATATAAAACGGGAATAGCGGTTGCAGCTGTGGGCTGGCAGTTAACTTATGATAATATTTACCAGGAGCGCTACATGGGGGTGCCTGTTGATGATGAAAGCCGCGAAGTATTTATCAAAGGCTCACCTATCACTTATGCTAAAAACCTGCGCGGTAATTTATTATATGTACATGGTACCGGCGATGACAATGTTCATTACAAAAACGCAGAAATGCTGATCAATGAGCTGGTTAAATACAACAGGCAGTTCCAGTTGATGTCGTACCCTAACCGTTCTCATGGCATTTATGAGGGGCCGGGCACCAGCCAGCACTTACGCACGTTGTACACGCAGTATTTAAAAGAGCACTGCCCTCCGGGAGGGAGATAG
- a CDS encoding serine hydrolase, with product MKKILLCAAGLFSCVTFTFAQHTDRSKFIKDSLDFYINRSLTNWRIPGAAVCIVKDGKIVLMKAYGIKELGLPAQVDVNTLFMIGSNTKAFTATALAMLQNDKKLSLDDRVTKYLPQFKLADKPAGEMTVIRDLLCHRLGFQTFQGDFTFYNTNLSRSDVMQRLGTIKAKYPFRTKWGYTNAAFLTAGEIIPVVTGKPWETYIKENIFAPLGMNNTLALSADIPKSLNRTVPHTLINGRLSPIPYCQIDGLAPAGGISSSINDMSKWVLALLNDGKVGARQVIPAAAIKATREAQDIMGRVSHPDGSTNYELYALGWMIQDYAGHHLVMHDGGVNGYLSSVTLVPEEHLGIIVLTNTDQNNFFEALRWEIMDAYFKKTYRDYSETYLAAFKNDASIEQAADKKLRDSVALNPKPALSPSSYTGKYENTLYGSLTITQGENNDLEIRFEHHPKMFTHLQPLGGNRFYATFSDPTLGKAVFPFMVQNGTVKGIRIKVADFVEMDPYDFTKVP from the coding sequence ATGAAAAAAATACTTCTATGTGCTGCTGGCCTTTTCAGCTGTGTAACGTTCACGTTTGCGCAGCATACTGACAGAAGTAAGTTTATAAAAGACAGCCTTGATTTTTACATCAACCGCTCCCTCACTAACTGGCGCATCCCGGGCGCCGCTGTTTGTATTGTTAAAGACGGTAAAATTGTGCTGATGAAGGCCTATGGAATTAAAGAACTGGGGCTACCTGCACAAGTTGATGTAAATACATTATTTATGATTGGCAGTAATACCAAAGCCTTTACAGCCACTGCGCTTGCCATGCTGCAAAATGATAAAAAGCTTTCGCTGGATGACAGGGTTACCAAATACCTGCCGCAATTTAAACTGGCTGATAAACCAGCTGGCGAAATGACAGTAATCCGGGACCTACTCTGTCACCGGCTTGGTTTTCAGACCTTTCAGGGCGATTTCACCTTTTATAATACAAATTTAAGCCGGAGCGATGTAATGCAGCGTTTGGGCACCATAAAAGCGAAGTATCCGTTCCGTACCAAATGGGGCTACACAAACGCAGCTTTTTTAACAGCAGGCGAGATTATTCCTGTAGTAACAGGCAAACCATGGGAAACTTATATTAAAGAAAATATTTTTGCCCCACTTGGCATGAACAATACGCTGGCGCTGAGCGCAGATATTCCAAAATCATTGAACAGAACGGTACCCCATACCTTAATTAACGGACGCCTGTCCCCTATCCCTTACTGCCAGATAGACGGGCTTGCACCCGCAGGCGGCATAAGCTCCTCAATAAACGATATGAGTAAATGGGTACTTGCCTTGCTTAATGATGGTAAGGTAGGTGCGCGCCAGGTAATTCCTGCGGCTGCAATTAAAGCCACACGCGAAGCGCAGGACATTATGGGCCGGGTGAGTCATCCTGATGGTTCAACCAATTACGAACTTTATGCATTGGGGTGGATGATCCAGGATTATGCGGGCCATCACCTGGTAATGCATGACGGCGGCGTAAACGGATATCTGTCATCGGTAACACTGGTGCCCGAAGAACACTTGGGCATAATTGTATTGACCAACACCGACCAAAACAACTTTTTTGAAGCTTTGCGTTGGGAAATAATGGATGCTTATTTCAAAAAAACATACCGCGATTACAGCGAAACTTATCTTGCTGCTTTTAAAAATGATGCTTCAATAGAACAAGCCGCTGACAAAAAACTACGCGATTCCGTTGCCCTGAACCCCAAACCGGCCCTTTCGCCATCCAGTTATACAGGCAAGTATGAAAATACCCTTTATGGCAGCCTTACCATCACCCAAGGAGAAAACAATGACCTCGAGATCCGCTTTGAGCACCATCCTAAAATGTTTACTCATTTACAACCGCTTGGCGGCAACCGTTTTTACGCCACTTTTTCTGACCCGACTTTAGGAAAAGCTGTTTTTCCTTTTATGGTGCAAAACGGCACAGTAAAAGGAATTAGAATTAAAGTTGCAGATTTTGTAGAGATGGATCCTTATGATTTTACAAAGGTTCCCTAG
- a CDS encoding hybrid sensor histidine kinase/response regulator translates to MHKRSFIGSVKGKIIIAAILACFALFLAWSTSTGAFRGMLNAFERVSAPNEKLRLVNDLSRGMARIDQVQRARSINNPDKYYGFNASKELILKIDTLKSLYPEKSQQVNRLNTLKKLLQDRDRLFVNYLKVREGLIDNKSFSAQVESLNDIVDQSAKQADSMVTTTEKKTSTTTVYPAPAEIDKKDTRGFFNKLFGKKKVKDTDSTNKPFQIVAEELNVKHDTLAKAIQDSLLKGLGQTMRDLEKIQQRKSSLFVNREAVLVKSSSNIIHQIFSILKKVENEVVVQTAENNESARTMVNSSIERISLIMLAFVVLTILLVYFILRDISKINKYRKELELAKDEAEYHSLAKQRFLSNMSHEIRTPLQSIIGYAEMVKHQEHPQQKDIEAIYRSSGHLMQIVNEVLDYNRIISGKFTFASQEFEMVPLLDEVISIISLQADQKGISLKTNYSTGVAASVTGDPFRLKQILFNLLGNAIKFTLQGGVILTVNTQEVEEQLQYQFDVTDTGIGLAAGDIERVFNEFEQAHDDTQNHAGTGLGLPITKELIESQGGSITVKSKPGKGSSFSFNLNFTKAKQAAVKPAPSKKIVQNPATNKVWIIDDDPFILELCSRIFKNNNIACRCFKSPNEILNTPWDTGVKFLLLDIRMPGMSGIELCQLLRQKIPGDIMIYALTAQALPGESQSVLAHGFNGLLMKPFKETELVALVKGEHTIVNTLPEINISAIEKLTMGDQEATAKILARFAADSFNDLEELKTGIEKQEVEKVLLLTHRIAGRTAQAGARELAESFRLAEIELGRDKKFTAKRIEEILTISQKLHTLAIATRDYSFTETV, encoded by the coding sequence ATGCATAAACGGAGTTTCATCGGATCTGTAAAGGGCAAAATAATTATTGCAGCTATCCTGGCATGTTTTGCGCTTTTTTTGGCATGGAGCACCAGTACCGGTGCTTTCAGGGGTATGCTAAACGCATTTGAAAGAGTCTCGGCCCCAAATGAAAAGCTTCGCCTCGTGAATGACCTCTCGCGCGGTATGGCCCGCATAGACCAGGTGCAACGCGCACGATCAATCAACAACCCCGACAAGTATTACGGGTTTAATGCTTCAAAAGAACTTATTTTAAAAATTGATACTTTAAAAAGCCTGTACCCTGAAAAATCACAGCAGGTAAACCGACTTAATACCTTAAAAAAACTATTGCAGGATCGCGACCGGCTTTTTGTAAATTACCTTAAGGTAAGAGAGGGCCTTATTGATAATAAATCATTTTCAGCACAGGTAGAAAGCTTAAACGATATAGTTGACCAAAGTGCCAAACAGGCCGATAGTATGGTTACTACCACCGAGAAGAAAACATCAACCACAACCGTTTACCCGGCCCCAGCAGAGATCGATAAAAAAGACACAAGGGGTTTTTTCAACAAACTCTTTGGCAAGAAAAAAGTAAAAGATACAGACTCGACAAACAAGCCTTTCCAAATAGTTGCAGAAGAACTGAACGTGAAGCACGACACGCTGGCAAAAGCCATACAGGACAGTCTACTTAAGGGGCTTGGCCAGACAATGAGGGACCTGGAAAAAATTCAGCAGCGCAAAAGTTCATTATTTGTAAACCGCGAAGCGGTGCTGGTAAAATCAAGCTCGAACATTATCCACCAAATTTTTTCCATCCTTAAGAAGGTAGAAAATGAAGTGGTAGTGCAAACCGCTGAAAATAATGAGTCAGCCAGGACGATGGTTAACAGCAGCATTGAACGCATCAGCCTCATTATGCTGGCTTTTGTTGTGCTCACCATATTGCTGGTGTACTTTATTTTAAGGGATATCTCAAAAATTAATAAATACCGAAAAGAATTGGAGCTGGCAAAAGATGAAGCCGAATATCATTCATTGGCAAAACAGCGGTTCCTTTCAAACATGAGCCATGAGATTCGCACTCCGCTACAATCCATCATAGGTTATGCAGAAATGGTTAAACACCAGGAGCATCCACAGCAGAAAGACATTGAGGCCATTTACCGTTCTTCGGGCCATTTAATGCAGATAGTAAACGAGGTGCTTGATTATAACAGGATCATATCGGGAAAATTTACTTTCGCGAGTCAGGAATTTGAAATGGTACCGCTGCTTGACGAAGTTATTTCTATTATTAGCTTACAGGCCGACCAAAAAGGCATCAGTCTGAAAACAAACTATAGTACCGGTGTGGCTGCATCTGTAACCGGGGACCCCTTCCGATTAAAGCAGATTCTCTTTAATTTATTGGGCAATGCTATAAAATTCACCCTTCAAGGTGGCGTTATTCTAACCGTTAACACGCAGGAGGTTGAAGAGCAGTTACAATATCAATTTGATGTAACGGATACTGGGATAGGGCTTGCCGCAGGCGATATAGAGCGCGTATTTAATGAATTTGAGCAGGCACATGATGATACGCAAAACCACGCCGGCACCGGCCTGGGACTCCCTATAACAAAGGAGCTTATTGAAAGCCAGGGGGGCAGCATTACCGTAAAAAGCAAACCGGGTAAAGGGAGCAGCTTCAGCTTTAACCTTAATTTTACAAAAGCAAAACAAGCTGCCGTTAAGCCGGCACCTTCAAAAAAGATTGTTCAAAACCCAGCTACCAATAAGGTTTGGATAATTGATGACGACCCCTTTATCCTTGAACTATGCTCGCGCATTTTCAAGAACAATAACATTGCCTGCCGTTGTTTTAAATCGCCGAACGAAATTTTAAATACCCCATGGGATACGGGCGTAAAGTTCTTATTGCTTGATATTAGAATGCCCGGAATGAGCGGCATTGAGCTTTGCCAGTTGTTGCGCCAAAAAATACCGGGAGATATAATGATCTATGCGCTTACCGCACAAGCTTTACCCGGCGAGAGCCAATCAGTGTTAGCGCATGGCTTTAATGGCTTATTAATGAAACCATTTAAAGAAACAGAGCTGGTAGCATTAGTAAAAGGAGAACACACCATAGTTAACACCTTACCAGAGATCAATATAAGCGCTATTGAAAAACTAACCATGGGCGACCAGGAAGCGACAGCAAAAATACTTGCCCGTTTTGCCGCCGACAGTTTTAATGATCTGGAGGAATTAAAAACGGGAATAGAAAAACAGGAGGTTGAGAAAGTACTGCTGCTTACCCACCGTATTGCAGGCCGTACTGCACAGGCCGGAGCAAGGGAGTTAGCCGAAAGCTTCCGTTTAGCAGAAATAGAACTTGGCCGGGATAAAAAATTCACTGCAAAAAGGATAGAAGAAATCTTAACTATTTCCCAAAAACTGCATACTCTCGCTATTGCAACGCGCGATTATAGTTTTACCGAAACTGTTTAA
- a CDS encoding sigma-54-dependent transcriptional regulator gives MAKILIVDDDVTFSQLLEGFLQKHGHDITTAQNIKSGLTQISQNKFDLLLLDYRLPDGIGLDMLVKARENGFHVPVIIMTSFNDVRTAVKAIRSGAFDYITKPVNPDELLMIMSSALGGKKEQKVVVRDEQPEFIKGNSTDSDKLHEYIDVVAPTDLAVLIQGESGTGKEYVARTIHRQSKRFAKPFVAIDCGALSKDLAASELFGHIKGAFTGAIADKKGVFEWADGGTLFMDEVGNLSYDVQIKLLRALQEKVIQPLGGNKLIPVNVRIITATNDDLVNSVSGGDFRQDLYHRINEFKIQLSPLRTRGSDIDIFIRHFIKLANAELDRKVGSISPEAKEILHKYDWPGNLRELKNVIKRMVLLSSGEIAGADTLPEEMLFSVSHNIHQVRESDLKAQNEVNEKQLIQKTLIQVKYNKSMAARLLNIDRKTLYSKIERYGLDS, from the coding sequence ATGGCAAAAATATTAATAGTTGATGACGACGTCACATTCTCTCAATTATTGGAGGGTTTTTTGCAAAAGCATGGCCATGACATAACAACGGCTCAAAACATTAAATCGGGTTTAACACAGATAAGCCAAAATAAATTTGACCTGTTACTGCTTGACTATCGGCTGCCCGATGGTATCGGGCTTGATATGTTGGTTAAGGCAAGGGAAAACGGTTTTCATGTTCCGGTCATTATAATGACGAGTTTTAATGACGTGCGAACTGCGGTTAAAGCTATCCGGTCGGGGGCTTTTGACTACATCACAAAACCAGTTAACCCTGACGAATTGCTGATGATTATGAGCAGCGCGCTCGGTGGAAAGAAGGAGCAAAAAGTTGTCGTGCGGGATGAACAGCCTGAATTTATTAAAGGTAACAGCACTGACTCTGATAAACTTCATGAGTATATTGATGTAGTTGCGCCTACTGACCTGGCGGTATTGATACAGGGCGAAAGCGGTACCGGTAAAGAGTATGTAGCCCGGACTATTCACCGGCAAAGTAAACGTTTTGCAAAGCCATTTGTGGCAATTGATTGTGGGGCCTTATCGAAAGACCTGGCAGCAAGCGAACTCTTTGGGCATATTAAAGGCGCCTTTACAGGGGCAATTGCTGATAAAAAAGGTGTTTTTGAATGGGCAGACGGTGGGACGCTGTTTATGGACGAAGTTGGGAACCTAAGCTACGATGTGCAAATAAAACTCCTGAGGGCACTGCAGGAAAAGGTTATCCAGCCCTTAGGTGGCAATAAACTGATCCCGGTTAACGTAAGGATAATTACCGCAACCAATGATGACCTGGTAAACAGCGTAAGCGGCGGCGATTTCAGGCAGGACCTTTATCACCGCATAAATGAGTTCAAGATCCAGCTGTCGCCGTTAAGAACGCGCGGAAGCGACATTGATATTTTCATCCGGCATTTCATAAAGCTTGCAAATGCTGAGCTGGACCGTAAAGTAGGGAGCATATCCCCCGAGGCGAAAGAAATCCTCCACAAGTACGATTGGCCGGGCAATTTGCGCGAGCTAAAGAATGTGATTAAACGCATGGTTTTGTTAAGCAGCGGCGAGATAGCCGGTGCAGATACATTGCCGGAAGAAATGCTATTCTCCGTATCTCACAATATTCACCAGGTGCGTGAATCAGACTTAAAAGCGCAAAACGAAGTTAATGAAAAGCAGTTGATTCAAAAAACGCTGATCCAGGTAAAATATAATAAATCAATGGCGGCCAGGTTGCTTAATATTGATCGTAAAACGCTTTATAGCAAAATTGAACGTTACGGACTGGATAGTTAG
- the hemJ gene encoding protoporphyrinogen oxidase HemJ — MYNYVLSLHIIFVVCWMAGLFYMVRLFIYHTEAQEKPEPDRTILSKQFEIMERKLWFIITVPSMMLVLAAGVTMLFIMPVWLQQPWMHIKLAFVGGLLVYHFICESKMKQMAKGLFKWTSTQLRIWNEVATLLLFAIVFLVVLKNAVNWIFGIIGLVLLSLILMTGVKIYKYYRTKK; from the coding sequence GTGTACAATTACGTCCTTTCCTTACATATCATTTTTGTAGTCTGCTGGATGGCGGGGCTTTTCTATATGGTTCGTTTGTTTATTTACCATACTGAAGCGCAGGAAAAACCTGAACCAGATCGTACCATCCTTTCCAAACAGTTTGAGATAATGGAGCGGAAGCTTTGGTTCATCATCACGGTGCCCTCAATGATGCTGGTTTTAGCAGCTGGGGTAACCATGCTTTTTATAATGCCGGTGTGGCTCCAGCAGCCCTGGATGCACATTAAGCTTGCTTTCGTTGGCGGCTTGCTGGTTTATCATTTCATCTGCGAAAGCAAAATGAAACAGATGGCGAAAGGCCTTTTCAAGTGGACATCCACGCAACTGCGGATCTGGAACGAGGTGGCTACCTTATTACTGTTTGCTATTGTATTCCTGGTGGTATTAAAAAATGCGGTAAACTGGATTTTCGGAATTATTGGCCTGGTGCTTCTATCATTAATACTTATGACCGGTGTTAAGATCTATAAATACTATCGTACTAAAAAATAG